In the genome of Flavobacteriaceae bacterium YJPT1-3, the window TCTATGGGCACATCGCGCTGCTGACCGATAAAATCGATCAGGATCTCGCCTACACAAATGACATCGATGGGTTTACTCATGGTGAAATTAGCTTTTGAGTTCTGTTAGTAGTTGGTTTCCCTTTTGGTATTGCATCAAGAGTACTGCTCCTGCGGCGCTCCAGGCACAATAGGGTACCCCATTGGGGGTTCCAGATTCTGAATTAAAGTTTTCGTAGAAACTCCATCCTTCCAAAGCATTGAGCTGATGGATACGGGCAGTCATGGCTTTCGCCAAAACCTGGGCAGCTGCATGCTCCTTGCCATGTACCCAGAGTCCGGCTCCAAAAAACCCATTAACCATGGGCCAGGTACCTCCGTTGTGAAATTCATAAGGAAAATTGCGGAATTCATACTTGCAGTTGTTCACCAAAAACCGCCAATCCGGATCCTCTTCTGTGATCACCGGCCAAAAAGCGGGCATGAGTTGAAGTGATAATTCCTGAGCCAACTCCGCTGCATAGTTGATCAATTCTTTTTGATCTTGAGCACTTCCCAAGCCGAGCAAGAGAGCCAAGGCATTTCCAAAACCGTCAAACTGGGTTTGGTATCCGGCCGGCTCGAGACTTGCGGCCCAATATGGGAGCTTAGCCAGACTCTCAAAAGCCTTAGGATGATACGGCTGTTTGTTCTTTGCATTCTTCTTAAAATTCAGCTCCAGCTTTTCCTGAATACGGTCGTGTTTAGTTCGCATGCGCGCCTTGTCCTCAAAGTGGAGGTAGCATCGTAATGCCCAAAGTCGGAGGACTTGATCGTAGAAAATAAAGCCCTGGGTGGGGTATTCGTCGGCCCAGTTTCCGCTTCTCGGAACGTACATCAGATCGCCGTCATTGTACTCCCAGCTGTGCATTAATTGAAAGCCTAACTCGAGTTTGGCTTTATTTTGCTCGAAGAACAGGATATCACCGGTAAGATAGGCATATTGGCACACCCCAATAATAAACCAGGATACGGTATCCACTCGTCCGGCCAGACCTCCAAAGCTCAGGGAAGGGGTTGCTCCGTCGTAATGTACGTTAGAGGGAATATTACCCAACTCGTGCTGATGATCAGCAAGCGTGATCAAGGTATTCTTAAAGGCCTCTACCAGTTTTTGATCTCCATCCAGCGCACCGGCCAAACCACAAATGACTCCATCTCTCGCCCAGATTCTTCGATAGTTGGCAATGTCATTAGCGCTGGCCAAATAGCCGCGCTCGGTACTCACCTGATGCAAAAGGTCGATGGCTTTTTGATAAGGGGTAGACATGTTGGTTTCGTTAGTTAGGGACTTCAAGATAGCAAAGAAGTAACAGAAAAAAGAGAGTTAAACACCCCTAAATCCTGTCCAGTGGATGCATTATTTTTTAAAAAAGGGAATCCGGATCGGTCAAGGCATCCAGATCCTTTCGAAATCGTTCTGGCAGGATGTTGATTCCAAGTTGATAACTGGCATTCATCCAGCCAAAACCGCTAGTCGTGATGTAATCAAACTGGGTGCCCACATTCCCGTATTCGGCATACACTTTATGCGTACAGGCCACTACATCGTATTTCTCAGGAATGGTCCCATTGTAGTCTACGGCATTTTTAGTGATCATCCAAAGCCAGCGATAGATCAATTCGTAAGCTTCGGCTTCATAGCCGTATTGTAGCAGACCTTTCCATAGCATCATTTGATGGGGCGCCCAACCGTTGGGGTAATCCCATTGACGTTGCACCGCGCCGGAGGGCACCCGGGCATGCATGGCAGCTGAGGTTCCCGCGATCCCACCACGCTCCTTCAGACTAGATTTAAGGGCGTTCACCATTTTGGCCGCTTGATCAGCGCTGGGAATACCGGCCCAGAGGGGAAAGAAATTGCTGGCTGATTCAAATTCGGTCTGTTTCTGATCCAGGAAATGATAATCGAAGTACTGGCCAGCCTTTTCATTCCACATCAGTGAATTCATTAGTTGACGGCGCTTTTCAGCTCGCTGCTCCCATTGCTCTGGAGTATAGGCTTTAAAATTTCCTTGGAAATAACGGTCAATTAAATAGGCGAAATCCGTTTCGTACTTGTAAAGGAGGCTGTTCACATCGACGGTGTTCAGATGGGCACAGACATCATCCAGGCGCCAACTCGTATCGTGACCACTTTCCCGCAAGCTTCGGTCGTGGGTGAAGTAGAGGTCCAACTCAGGGACTTTAATAGCTCCTGTCTGATACGCTTTCGCGAAAGCGGACACTTCCATAGCATACTTTTCCGCATAGGGGGCGAGAGCTTCGTCAAAATGACCGGGCTCCGTCTCCGGAGGAATGCCGATACCTTGCGCCAAGTAGCGATTTAAACCCGTATTTGTTAGGCGCTCACCGGCTACCATCCAAACCGTTTCGTATTCCCGTATGGCCATAGACAAGCTATGCTCCAACCAGGAGCGGCCAACGGAAGGTTGAGCTTCATAAACTTCGCGGATAAAAGAACTCAGAAAGGGTGGTTGGGTTCGCGTTAGATAATAGCTTCTGTTGGCATTTAAGATCTTTCCGTAGTGTTCGATCTGATAGCAAAAGTTATCGATCATAGCCTTCGCCAGATCCACTCGCTGATCGATCAATAAGCCAATGCCTTCAAAGTAACTATCCCAGCCGTACATTTCGTTAAAACGTCCTCCCGGAACCACAAAGGGAACGCCCTTCTGGGTATCAGCAGTTAAGGCTAGTGCCAGTATTCCCGGTTGCTCATTGATGCTCTTGACATAACTGGGACTGATTTTTTCTGGCAAAACAACGACTTCCAGCCCGGGGAAGTCCTTTTGCAGTGATCGATAGTATTGCTGCCCTTGTTCATCGGTCGCGGGCACATAGATCCGCTGGATCTGCTCTTCGGTCTTATCATCAGTCAGGATCCGGGCAATGCCTTTACGATCGATGGTTCGGGTAAGATCATCCCAAAAGTCCTCGCGGATACGTCTGGAAATTCGGGCCGTAGGGGGTTCCTGAATACGGTCAATGGCGATTACTGCCTCTTCCTTACCCTTGCTAATAGCCTGAGCGATTTCCTGCAGTAAATTGGATAAATAGTAGGTGCCTTCAATAGTGACCTGGTGCCCGTCAGTCCCGATCAATTCGAAAGATTTAGGCCCTTGATCTTCAGCCGTGATTTTTCTGTCCTGATCGGTATCTTCCTGAGCCAATAAACGCTCTAAGGTCTCTTTAAGCCGAATGTTGAGCTGCATATTGAGCGGTTAACCGTTTCAAAACAAAATAAGAAACCAAAAGCAAAGTCATGGGAATCAGGGTGAAGTAGAAGGCTTTTTCAGCGCCTATTTCTTTAAATAGATAGCCGATAATTCGTGAACCTAAGGTACCCCCCAAGGCCGAAAAGATGACGATCAATCCGGTCATGGGACTGTGTAGTTTTTTGGGCAGCGCACTCAGGACTACCGAATTCAGCAAGGGATAAATAGGGGCGATAAACAAGCCCACCAGAGGGAAGGCAAAACCGATAAAAGGAATATCAGAGAAACGTTCAATGGGACCTACACTTGCGCCCACGGTACGTGGCAGTAAGAAATACACAATGGCCATGGCAATGAGTGTGCAAAAGGTCAACACCCATACCCAGGAGATGCGCTGGGTGATCACTCCGGCCAGTAACCGGCCTATCGCGAGGGAAACGGCCAAAATGCTAGCCATCATGATCCCGATATTTTCTGGCAGTTCAAGGACTCGTGAATTGAAGGTGGGCAGCCAGGTCATAATGCCTTGCTCGATCATCACGAAAAGAAAGGCAGAAATGACAAAAACCAGCACCAGCAGTTTACTCATCAATTTGAACATGGCCAAAGCGTCTTCGGTCAAATTGGCTCCGGGTACTTCCGGAGTTTTTTCAAAACGGGTGAAAAGAAGAATCAAAAAGGAAACTGCAGAAATAGCGGCGAGCAGCCAATACACATTCAACCAACTATCCGGATTACTTTCATCATTAAAAGCCGGAAAGAGAAAATAAGCCAAAGCGATCCCCAACATAAAAACCCCCTCAATGGAGCTCATTAAACTGTTGTGTTCTTTAGGTGTATCGGTGACCAACCCGATCATAGAGTATACGGAAACCTTGATCAGGGCAAAGGAAACCCCCACGGTAGCAAACAGCAGCTTAGCCGACCAAAAGGCATTTCCAAAATACATTCCGATACAAGCGAAACTGACCAGTGCCAGAGCAATCAGCATGGCGCGTTTATATCCAATTCGGGGAAGAAAAGAAGCGATTATAAAGCTGACGATAGCGATGGGAAGATCCTTAAAGGCTTCCAAAATGCTCGCTTCTACTTCATCAACGCCATAATTCAATTGCGATTTAAGAATGACGATCCCCACACTGTTCAGCAGTATGGCGAATACAAAGTAATTAAGGTAAAGCGAAATCTTGACACCGGCTGTTTTCATAACGACTCGCCT includes:
- a CDS encoding glycoside hydrolase 100 family protein; the encoded protein is MSTPYQKAIDLLHQVSTERGYLASANDIANYRRIWARDGVICGLAGALDGDQKLVEAFKNTLITLADHQHELGNIPSNVHYDGATPSLSFGGLAGRVDTVSWFIIGVCQYAYLTGDILFFEQNKAKLELGFQLMHSWEYNDGDLMYVPRSGNWADEYPTQGFIFYDQVLRLWALRCYLHFEDKARMRTKHDRIQEKLELNFKKNAKNKQPYHPKAFESLAKLPYWAASLEPAGYQTQFDGFGNALALLLGLGSAQDQKELINYAAELAQELSLQLMPAFWPVITEEDPDWRFLVNNCKYEFRNFPYEFHNGGTWPMVNGFFGAGLWVHGKEHAAAQVLAKAMTARIHQLNALEGWSFYENFNSESGTPNGVPYCAWSAAGAVLLMQYQKGNQLLTELKS
- a CDS encoding trehalase family glycosidase gives rise to the protein MQLNIRLKETLERLLAQEDTDQDRKITAEDQGPKSFELIGTDGHQVTIEGTYYLSNLLQEIAQAISKGKEEAVIAIDRIQEPPTARISRRIREDFWDDLTRTIDRKGIARILTDDKTEEQIQRIYVPATDEQGQQYYRSLQKDFPGLEVVVLPEKISPSYVKSINEQPGILALALTADTQKGVPFVVPGGRFNEMYGWDSYFEGIGLLIDQRVDLAKAMIDNFCYQIEHYGKILNANRSYYLTRTQPPFLSSFIREVYEAQPSVGRSWLEHSLSMAIREYETVWMVAGERLTNTGLNRYLAQGIGIPPETEPGHFDEALAPYAEKYAMEVSAFAKAYQTGAIKVPELDLYFTHDRSLRESGHDTSWRLDDVCAHLNTVDVNSLLYKYETDFAYLIDRYFQGNFKAYTPEQWEQRAEKRRQLMNSLMWNEKAGQYFDYHFLDQKQTEFESASNFFPLWAGIPSADQAAKMVNALKSSLKERGGIAGTSAAMHARVPSGAVQRQWDYPNGWAPHQMMLWKGLLQYGYEAEAYELIYRWLWMITKNAVDYNGTIPEKYDVVACTHKVYAEYGNVGTQFDYITTSGFGWMNASYQLGINILPERFRKDLDALTDPDSLF
- a CDS encoding MFS transporter, which encodes MKTAGVKISLYLNYFVFAILLNSVGIVILKSQLNYGVDEVEASILEAFKDLPIAIVSFIIASFLPRIGYKRAMLIALALVSFACIGMYFGNAFWSAKLLFATVGVSFALIKVSVYSMIGLVTDTPKEHNSLMSSIEGVFMLGIALAYFLFPAFNDESNPDSWLNVYWLLAAISAVSFLILLFTRFEKTPEVPGANLTEDALAMFKLMSKLLVLVFVISAFLFVMIEQGIMTWLPTFNSRVLELPENIGIMMASILAVSLAIGRLLAGVITQRISWVWVLTFCTLIAMAIVYFLLPRTVGASVGPIERFSDIPFIGFAFPLVGLFIAPIYPLLNSVVLSALPKKLHSPMTGLIVIFSALGGTLGSRIIGYLFKEIGAEKAFYFTLIPMTLLLVSYFVLKRLTAQYAAQHSA